In a genomic window of Flavobacterium lipolyticum:
- a CDS encoding helix-turn-helix domain-containing protein — protein sequence MNDFDLGQLIREHRKAAGLTQLQLADLAGIGKTTVFDIEKNKTSVRWDSLVAVLNILNIDIQFISPLKK from the coding sequence ATGAATGATTTTGATTTAGGGCAGTTAATTAGGGAACATCGCAAAGCTGCGGGACTTACGCAGCTTCAATTAGCAGATCTGGCAGGTATCGGCAAAACAACTGTGTTTGATATTGAAAAGAATAAAACATCAGTAAGATGGGACAGTCTAGTCGCAGTCTTGAATATTTTGAATATTGATATTCAATTTATAAGTCCATTAAAAAAATAA
- a CDS encoding HipA N-terminal domain-containing protein has translation MRKAVVYVHGTRAGELMEEENGRYLFIYDDDYSSEPVSLTMPSAHKKYSFLDFPPFFEGLLPEGIMLEGLLKINKIDRKDYFSQLIAVGNDLVGAVTVKAESNE, from the coding sequence ATGAGAAAAGCAGTAGTTTATGTTCACGGTACCAGGGCAGGTGAGCTTATGGAAGAAGAAAACGGAAGGTATTTATTTATCTATGATGATGATTATTCTTCAGAGCCAGTGTCCTTAACGATGCCTTCTGCCCACAAAAAATATTCATTTCTGGATTTTCCGCCGTTTTTTGAAGGGCTGTTACCGGAGGGTATAATGCTTGAAGGCCTTTTAAAAATAAATAAAATAGATAGGAAAGATTATTTTTCACAGCTTATAGCTGTAGGTAATGATTTGGTAGGGGCAGTAACGGTTAAAGCTGAAAGTAATGAATAG
- a CDS encoding HipA domain-containing protein yields the protein MNRCLITYKPCGEDLYSVEGLKLLSSKLLSLQTLPFSASELRQEAANRATKLSIQGVQPKLSAVLSIKNQQFEIVDQYGNFIIKPQSDIFPELPENEDLTMRMAKVYGIEVPLHGLIYSKDNSKSYFIKRFDRYGKGRKYATEDFAQLTGSSRDTKYNFTMEKIVKVIEDFCTFPSIEKAEFFKRILFCFITGNEDMHLKNFSLITKSGKTTLTPAYDFLNSSIAIKNPQEEMALKLKGKKNNFKAGDFIDYFGKERLGLNDKIIDSALKSMFENTTKWNELIEISFLSEAMKEKYFKLMKERLARF from the coding sequence ATGAATAGATGTCTGATTACTTATAAACCTTGCGGAGAAGATTTGTACAGCGTAGAAGGCTTGAAATTATTATCTTCTAAGTTGCTCTCATTACAAACGCTTCCTTTTTCTGCATCAGAACTACGTCAGGAAGCAGCAAATAGAGCAACTAAGTTATCAATTCAGGGCGTTCAGCCTAAATTAAGTGCCGTATTATCGATTAAAAACCAGCAATTTGAAATTGTAGATCAGTACGGTAATTTTATTATCAAACCGCAGAGCGATATATTTCCTGAATTACCCGAAAATGAAGATCTTACTATGCGAATGGCTAAGGTTTATGGAATTGAAGTACCGCTTCACGGACTCATATATTCTAAAGATAATTCGAAATCTTATTTCATAAAAAGGTTTGACAGGTATGGTAAAGGCAGGAAATATGCCACTGAAGATTTTGCACAGCTGACAGGGAGTTCCAGAGATACTAAATATAATTTTACGATGGAGAAAATTGTAAAAGTGATAGAGGACTTTTGTACATTCCCTTCAATTGAAAAAGCAGAATTTTTTAAGAGAATCCTATTCTGTTTTATCACTGGTAATGAAGACATGCATCTCAAAAACTTTTCCTTGATAACAAAATCAGGAAAAACAACTCTAACGCCTGCTTATGATTTCCTGAATTCGTCTATTGCTATTAAAAATCCGCAGGAAGAAATGGCTCTTAAACTAAAAGGGAAAAAAAACAATTTTAAAGCGGGTGATTTTATTGATTATTTTGGAAAAGAAAGATTAGGGTTAAATGACAAAATTATCGATAGCGCTTTAAAATCAATGTTCGAGAATACAACAAAATGGAATGAATTAATTGAGATTTCTTTTTTGTCTGAAGCAATGAAAGAAAAGTATTTTAAATTGATGAAAGAACGATTGGCGAGGTTTTAG
- a CDS encoding glycosyl hydrolase family 18 protein, giving the protein MKSKKNFTGAIGAWLTNELHPANATYSSPNSNFSSIKLNGIYSTLDYLSIGWFGVDMSNPSSPTLQTSNTYLAQQVLDARAQNPDITIFALLAHTQEITKDLQTIINNPALLTTFATNVANFLAKNDLNGFDIDWEQPTSQLSHKQCGQWLNALGKAFGDTYYLAISASSNQSGNVNNLNADAVNANVDVFNLQSYWVSDPSVFIAHGINADLLGFGAYLESGVTALYASQQYAAGIQYQSKQYPYQTMMSWRLDSSNWPFEQSQQLLMRPYLTGQPDVVVFDDGAILNAQTTPTIIQSIVIRSGDVVDAIQCTNVSSDGSYVVQLLQHGGDGGNGNNPINLTNGLTAFSYVTGYWYGQNVVVQITINGTSYPATINPNVVDTQNFQVTAPAGRTIIAFSGQTCYVNLAGGGFSWVLSQINGVFG; this is encoded by the coding sequence ATGAAAAGCAAAAAAAACTTTACCGGCGCCATCGGTGCGTGGCTGACTAATGAGCTACATCCAGCAAACGCGACCTACAGCTCACCCAACAGCAATTTTAGTTCTATTAAGCTCAACGGGATATACAGCACCCTTGATTACCTGAGCATCGGCTGGTTTGGAGTGGATATGAGCAACCCTAGCAGTCCCACCCTGCAAACCAGTAACACATATCTTGCACAACAGGTTTTAGATGCCCGTGCACAAAACCCGGACATCACCATATTTGCTTTACTGGCCCATACCCAAGAAATCACCAAGGATCTCCAAACGATCATCAACAACCCCGCCCTGCTGACCACTTTTGCTACCAATGTTGCCAACTTTCTGGCTAAAAATGACCTCAATGGTTTTGACATTGATTGGGAACAGCCCACGAGCCAACTCTCCCATAAGCAATGTGGCCAATGGCTCAACGCATTGGGTAAGGCTTTCGGGGATACCTATTATCTGGCCATTTCGGCGAGTTCTAACCAGTCCGGTAATGTCAACAACCTGAATGCGGACGCTGTGAATGCCAATGTGGATGTGTTCAATTTGCAAAGTTACTGGGTTAGCGATCCTAGCGTATTTATTGCACACGGTATCAATGCCGATCTATTGGGATTCGGTGCTTATTTAGAAAGTGGTGTCACTGCGCTTTATGCTTCTCAGCAATACGCTGCTGGGATTCAGTACCAGAGTAAGCAATACCCCTACCAAACTATGATGAGTTGGCGGCTTGATTCTTCCAACTGGCCTTTCGAGCAAAGTCAGCAACTATTGATGCGGCCATACCTGACCGGCCAACCGGATGTGGTTGTGTTCGACGATGGAGCCATCTTGAATGCGCAAACTACTCCTACTATTATCCAAAGTATCGTTATCCGTAGCGGAGATGTTGTGGATGCCATCCAATGTACCAATGTCAGCAGCGACGGCTCGTATGTGGTACAACTATTACAACACGGTGGTGATGGCGGCAATGGGAATAATCCGATCAATCTCACAAATGGCCTCACCGCTTTCAGTTACGTAACAGGCTACTGGTACGGACAAAATGTGGTAGTTCAAATCACCATCAACGGCACAAGTTATCCCGCCACCATTAATCCCAATGTAGTTGATACACAAAATTTTCAGGTGACCGCACCTGCGGGTAGAACTATTATTGCATTCAGTGGACAAACCTGTTATGTGAATTTGGCAGGCGGAGGTTTCAGTTGGGTGTTATCGCAGATCAACGGAGTATTCGGTTAG
- a CDS encoding IS6 family transposase, which yields MNTKGHCYPMSIILQAVYFKLRFTLSYRDVEEIMIMRGVHVDHATIQRWVYKFTPFIELEMKKRKGRVGESWRLDETYIKVKGIWCYLYRAVDKLGNTVDFLLIGKRQRMSAQSFLIKAISNNYKPRVINIDKSGSNTAAIKVYNKRSFSKVKIRQCKYLNNIVEQDYRFIKFRIQNGLGFKSFESARRTLSGIEVVHMLRKNQIVKPGITMFKSFCKLAA from the coding sequence ATGAATACTAAAGGTCATTGCTATCCGATGTCTATTATACTGCAGGCCGTATATTTTAAGCTTAGGTTTACATTAAGCTATCGGGATGTTGAAGAGATCATGATAATGCGCGGAGTTCATGTTGATCATGCTACTATTCAACGCTGGGTCTATAAGTTTACACCTTTCATCGAGTTAGAAATGAAGAAGAGAAAAGGCAGAGTGGGGGAGAGTTGGAGATTGGATGAAACCTATATCAAAGTAAAAGGCATTTGGTGTTATTTATATCGAGCGGTAGATAAATTAGGTAATACAGTAGACTTTCTTTTGATCGGAAAAAGACAGAGAATGAGTGCTCAGTCATTTCTAATTAAAGCAATTAGTAATAACTACAAGCCAAGAGTGATAAATATTGATAAAAGTGGTTCTAATACTGCCGCTATCAAAGTCTATAACAAGCGTTCATTCTCAAAGGTTAAAATCCGGCAGTGTAAATATCTCAACAATATTGTAGAACAGGACTATAGATTTATAAAATTTAGGATACAAAACGGGTTAGGCTTTAAAAGCTTTGAATCGGCAAGACGAACATTGAGCGGAATTGAAGTTGTGCATATGCTGAGGAAGAATCAGATAGTTAAACCCGGGATAACTATGTTTAAATCATTCTGTAAATTGGCAGCATAA
- a CDS encoding DUF4291 domain-containing protein: MNINTIQHHSYEKGLPQEGNFILGQKHGDNIFVYQAFNDKIADYAIENQKFGGQEYSFDRMTWIKPNFLWMMYRSDWANKDSNQSRILAIEMTFEGFQELLAEGILTSYNEAYGDESAWKEKLNTSNVRIQWDPDHNIKGDKLKRRAVQIGIKNEALKKFNSKFIKSIQDITDFVKEQKEKIDSGKGWYYVINESIIEVNSDLKKKFSILKYFEHHLLKN; this comes from the coding sequence ATGAACATAAATACAATCCAACATCACAGCTATGAAAAAGGACTTCCTCAAGAAGGAAATTTTATACTTGGACAAAAACATGGAGACAATATATTTGTATATCAGGCATTCAATGATAAAATTGCGGACTATGCGATAGAAAATCAAAAATTTGGAGGACAAGAGTACAGCTTTGACAGAATGACTTGGATAAAACCAAACTTTTTGTGGATGATGTACAGGAGTGATTGGGCGAACAAAGACAGCAACCAAAGTCGAATTTTAGCTATTGAAATGACTTTTGAAGGTTTTCAAGAGCTTCTTGCCGAAGGCATTTTAACAAGCTATAATGAAGCCTACGGCGATGAATCTGCATGGAAAGAAAAACTAAATACTAGCAACGTAAGAATTCAGTGGGATCCTGACCATAATATTAAAGGAGACAAGTTAAAACGCAGGGCTGTTCAAATAGGAATTAAAAATGAAGCTTTAAAAAAGTTTAATAGCAAATTTATAAAATCAATTCAAGACATTACTGATTTTGTAAAAGAACAAAAAGAAAAAATTGACAGCGGAAAAGGTTGGTATTATGTGATTAACGAATCTATAATTGAAGTTAACAGTGATTTAAAAAAGAAATTTTCTATACTGAAGTATTTCGAACATCATTTGTTGAAGAACTAA
- a CDS encoding acyl-CoA thioesterase — translation MGTVEERIIKSETRIFKAVFPSTTNHYDTLFGGTALHVMDEVAFICATRFSRKKVVTISTGQIDFKKAIPAGTLIELVAKVISVGRTSCKIHVDIFMEQMYSELRETVVSGTFSFVAVDENKKPVPILDDLN, via the coding sequence ATGGGAACAGTAGAAGAAAGAATTATAAAATCGGAAACACGAATTTTCAAAGCGGTTTTCCCGAGTACCACAAACCATTACGACACTTTATTTGGAGGAACAGCGCTTCATGTTATGGACGAAGTTGCTTTTATTTGTGCTACAAGATTCAGCAGAAAAAAAGTAGTAACGATTTCAACCGGTCAAATCGATTTTAAAAAAGCCATTCCGGCGGGAACTTTAATCGAATTAGTAGCCAAAGTGATCAGTGTTGGAAGAACGAGTTGTAAAATTCACGTCGATATTTTTATGGAGCAAATGTATTCCGAGCTTCGCGAAACCGTAGTTTCTGGAACATTTTCGTTTGTTGCGGTGGATGAAAACAAAAAACCGGTGCCTATTTTGGACGACCTGAACTAA